In a single window of the Pieris rapae chromosome 9, ilPieRapa1.1, whole genome shotgun sequence genome:
- the LOC111003673 gene encoding uncharacterized oxidoreductase TM_0325-like has translation MSFLNKVVLITGASSGIGAAAAVEFAKVGAKVAIVGRNLEKLQKVSELCIKNGSKPLVIKADIGNDEECEKIINLVIKEFGKLDVLVNNAGFLHYGSILEGNLLEGYDKTMRVNVRAHVHMTSLAAPYLVKTKGNIINISSAAATSTTSLKGRLPYFVSKAALNHFTRCCAIELASNGVRVNTISPGPVKTDFFDNSGLDDIDVDSFADMMPLKRVSESVEIADMILFLASDRAIGVTGSEFVVDNGYLLRA, from the coding sequence ATGAGTTTTCTTAACAAAGTTGTTTTAATCACCGGAGCCAGCTCTGGTATCGGTGCCGCAGCCGCCGTAGAATTCGCGAAAGTTGGAGCCAAAGTTGCCATTGTTGGAAGAAATTTAGAAAAACTGCAAAAAGTATCCGAATTGTGCATCAAAAATGGATCCAAACCATTGGTCATCAAAGCTGATATTGGTAACGATGAAGAATgtgaaaaaatcattaatctAGTTATAAAAGAATTTGGTAAACTTGATGTACTAGTAAACAATGCTGGTTTTCTACATTATGGATCCATTTTAGAAGGTAATCTCCTAGAAGGTTACGATAAAACAATGAGAGTTAACGTACGTGCGCACGTTCATATGACATCACTTGCGGCACCTTACTTAGTTAAAACCAAAgggaatattattaatatatcaagCGCAGCTGCAACGTCAACAACAAGTTTAAAAGGTCGGCTTCCATATTTTGTATCAAAAGCCGCTTTAAACCATTTTACTCGATGTTGTGCCATAGAACTGGCAAGCAACGGTGTAAGAGTCAATACAATTAGTCCAGGCCCAGTTAAAACTGACTTTTTTGACAATTCAGGTCTTGATGACATTGACGTGGACAGCTTTGCAGATATGATGCCACTTAAACGGGTATCAGAGTCAGTAGAAATAGCTGACATGATTCTTTTCTTAGCTAGTGACCGAGCCATTGGTGTTACTGGTTCAGAGTTTGTTGTCGATAACGGATATTTATTAAGggcataa